A genomic region of Gymnogyps californianus isolate 813 chromosome 12, ASM1813914v2, whole genome shotgun sequence contains the following coding sequences:
- the HSD17B2 gene encoding 17-beta-hydroxysteroid dehydrogenase type 2: MDALAGSPLGWLCAGVTMLFGATVLCTAKRSPAEKANVLVWRLLPALLGLLCVATLGAGGGLLVFCTACLVSSVYLGSRALLPVGDKAVLITGSDTGIGHALAKYLDNLGFVVFAGVLNKDGPGAEELRRTCSRRLSLLQLDITNATQVKEAYLKVSEKVQNTGLWGVVNNAGILGFSADGELLPMSTYRQCMEVNFFGAVEVSKTFLPLLRKSQGRLVNMSSMAGGIPLPRYAAYGASKAALSMFSGVMRQELSKWGIKVAAIHPSGFRTGIQGTSDLWDKQEKELMENLPADTRQDYGEDYLLGLKSYLLRMPAYCDADLSPVLSAILHALLAKRPHGLYTPGKGAYMPLCIFCYFPLWFYDFFISKMLSTESVPRALRTSEAERKNL, encoded by the exons ATGGATGCTCTTGCCGGCAGCCCCCTTGGATGGCTCTGCGCGGGCGTCACCATGCTTTTTGGGGCGACCGTGCTGTGCACGGCCAAGAGGAGcccagcagagaaagcaaacgTGCTGGTCTGgaggctcctgcctgccttgctggggctgctgtgcGTGGCCACGCTGGGCGCGGGCGGGGGGCTGCTGGTGTTTTGCACCGCGTGCCTCGTCTCCTCCGTGTACCTGGGCAGCAGGGCGCTGCTGCCCGTGGGCGACAAAGCCGTGCTCATCACGG GAAGCGACACTGGGATTGGACACGCACTGGCTAAATACCTGGATAACTTAGGTTTTGTTGTGTTTGCTGGGGTTTTGAATAAGGACGGACCTGGAGCTGAGGAACTGAGACGGACCTGTTCTCGGAGactctctctcctgcagctggatATAACCAATGCCACCCAAGTGAAGGAAGCCTATCTAAAAGTCTCAGAGAAGGTGCAAAATACAg GACTCTGGGGAGTCGTGAATAACGCAGGCATCCTGGGCTTCTCCGCTGATGGTGAGCTGCTCCCCATGAGCACGTACAGGCAGTGCATGGAGGTGAATTTCTTTGGGGCTGTAGAGGTGTCCAAGACCTTCTTACCGTTACTTCGGAAATCCCAGGGGAGGCTGGTTAACATGTCCAGCATGGCAG GAGGCATTCCACTACCGAGGTACGCTGCATACGGTGCATCAAAAGCAGCTCTGTCCATGTTTTCTGGAGTAATGAGGCAAGAGCTTTCCAAATGGGGAATTAAAGTTGCTGCAATTCATCCGTCAGGCTTCCGAACAG GTATACAAGGCACATCTGACCTGTGGGATAAGCAAGAAAAGGAGCTGATGGAGAACCTCCCAGCAGACACAAGGCAAGACTACGGCGAGGACTACCTCCTGGGGCTGAAGAGCTACCTGCTGCGCATGCCCGCGTACTGCGACGCCGACCTCTCCCCCGTGCTGAGCGCTATCCTGCACGCTTTGCTGGCCAAGAGACCACACGGCTTGTACACCCCTGGCAAAGGGGCTTACATGCCCCTCTGCATCTTCTGCTACTTTCCTCTCTGGTTCTACGACTTTTTCATTAGTAAGATGCTGAGTACTGAGTCTGTCCCAAGGGCACTGAGAACATCAGAAGCGGAAAGAAAGAATCTCTGA